The following are from one region of the Neurospora crassa OR74A linkage group III, whole genome shotgun sequence genome:
- a CDS encoding CDC37: MPVDYSKWDALELSDDSDVEVHPNVDKRSFIRAKQNQIHAERQQRKLQIETLKYERIINDTLIKRISSLLASLKAHASEVSSRNPGEVAFQAVIESAAGLDPKDDQPPPRPAGVHNAEQPLPTYTKMMATLLDDVNKTLEEKKVEQDKRYEATIAEVEEHLKKVTNLQGELLNKLDELEKIDKSKITSESIHTGFDSTHINKAKASTSGDKKEASKVELLNPNYSATDSLPAPSTTTNDDDDDAEIEASPAAKQFASIKADDYRESLAFLTKHPEILTEKETDGLLVLAFDAQLQNRDDYARNCVHQALLLQYCRALGRDGVALFFKRITTQGHQAQEVFFKDVQDTFYKIKNRAREINLQRAKEEAEGGSQEGVEQIQLHAVEPGTVININIPPADSEDPEVQQARAIFESFSPEMKKALESGKLDEVNKVLGKMKVEEAEELVSKFGDAGVLSLEEEIIDATTQEGQEKWKEIEAAKKHADEPAGDPE; this comes from the exons ATGCCGGTCGACTACAGCAAGTGG GATGCGCTGGAGCTCAGCGATGACTCTGATGTCGAGGTTCATCCCAACGTCGACAAGCGGTCTTTCATTCGTGCCAAGCAGAACCAGATTCATGCGGAACGCCAGCAACGCAAGCTCCAGATCGAGACCCTCAAGTACGAAAGAATCATCAATGATACTCTGATCAAGCGGATCTCCTCCCTACTTGCCTCTCTCAAGGCCCATGCTTCGGAAGTCAGCTCGCGCAACCCAGGCGAGGTGGCCTTCCAGGCTGTCATAGAGTCGGCCGCTGGTCTAGATCCCAAGGATGACCAGCCCCCACCAAGGCCTGCCGGTGTTCACAATGCAGAACAACCCCTGCCTACGTACACCAAGATGATGGCCACGCTTCTTGACGATGTCAACAAGAccttggaggagaagaaagtcGAGCAAGACAAGAGATACGAAGCTACTATCGCGGAAGTGGAGGAGCACCTCAAGAAAGTCACAAACCTACAGGGCGAGTTGCTCAACAAGCTTGACGAGCTGGAAAAGATTGACAAGAGCAAAATTACGAGCGAGTCTATCCACACGGGCTTTGACAGCACGCACATCAACAAGGCGAAGGCCTCTACCTCAGGagacaagaaggaggcgtCCAAGGTCGAACTTCTAAACCCGAACTACAGCGCCACCGATAGCCTACCTGCACCCAGCACGACTACgaacgatgatgacgatgatgctgAAATTGAGGCTTCTCCTGCCGCCAAACAATTTGCTTCGATCAAGGCAGACGACTACCGGGAGTCCCTCGCCTTCCTTACGAAACACCCAGAAATCCTTACCGAAAAAGAAACCGATGGTCTGCTCGTCCTCGCTTTCGACGCACAGCTTCAAAATCGTGACGACTATGCTCGCAATTGCGTCCACCAAGCACTCCTGCTGCAATACTGCCGGGCTTTGGGACGCGACGGTGTCGCTTTATTCTTCAAGCGCATCACGACACAAGGCCACCAGGCCCAGGAGGTCTTCTTCAAGGATGTGCAGGACACATTTTACAAGATCAAGAACAGGGCCAGAGAGATCAACCTGCAGAGGGCAAAGGAAGAGGCCGAAGGTGGCAGCCAAGAGGGAGTGGAACAGATCCAACTGCATGCGGTAGAGCCTGGTACGGtgatcaacatcaacattcCTCCAGCTGACAGTGAAGACCCGGAGGTACAGCAAGCTAGAGCTATCTTTGAAAGCTTTAGTCccgagatgaagaaggcTCTGGAATCGGGCAAGTTGGATGAGGTGAACAAGGTTCTGGGCAAGATGaaggttgaggaggctgaggagttGGTGAGCAAATTTGGAGAT GCTGGTGTTTTGAGTCTCGAGGAGGAAATCATTGACGCCACTACACAAGAGGGCCAggaaaagtggaaggagatCGAGGCTGCCAAGAAGCACGCAGATGAGCCCGCTGGTGACCCGGAATGA